From the Pseudoalteromonas tunicata genome, one window contains:
- a CDS encoding DUF494 family protein, whose product MFDILMYLFENYIHSESEIYVEQSELTDELLRAGFNRSEIYKALDWLEQLAELQHCDELPYLNNKPAQSVRVYTESECSKLDVTCRGFLLFLEQISVIDGETREMVIDRLLDLDKVFIGLDDLKWVVLMVLFNVPGKEQAYAQMEDLLFDEPSGLLH is encoded by the coding sequence ATGTTCGATATCCTCATGTATTTATTTGAGAATTATATTCACAGCGAATCGGAAATTTATGTCGAGCAAAGTGAGTTAACCGATGAGCTTTTAAGGGCGGGTTTTAATCGCAGTGAAATCTATAAAGCGCTTGATTGGTTAGAGCAGCTTGCTGAGCTGCAACACTGTGATGAACTTCCTTATTTAAATAACAAACCAGCTCAATCTGTCCGAGTTTATACTGAATCTGAATGTAGTAAGTTAGATGTTACATGTCGTGGTTTTTTACTCTTTTTAGAGCAAATTAGTGTTATTGACGGTGAAACCAGAGAAATGGTCATAGACAGATTACTCGATCTGGATAAAGTATTTATCGGTTTAGATGATTTAAAATGGGTTGTTTTAATGGTGCTATTTAATGTCCCCGGTAAAGAGCAAGCTTATGCACAAATGGAAGACCTATTGTTTGATGAGCCATCGGGTTTATTACATTAA
- a CDS encoding type I DNA topoisomerase, which yields MSKIDHALFSAHEHALEKEYEICPLCGSELVIRHSKTGPFIGCASYPSCEFSKPLVEHEVESLKVLADTACPECSRPLEVKNGRYGMFIGCTGFPECHYIVHEEAEAQLALPTCPKCQKAHLVKRSNKSGKSFYSCDAYPTCKYIVNFLPVDESCPSCGWAIMLEKNMASGKVHLCPQKACSFKQKIS from the coding sequence ATGAGTAAAATCGATCATGCTCTTTTTTCAGCACATGAACATGCTTTAGAAAAAGAATATGAAATCTGCCCTCTTTGTGGTTCAGAGTTGGTGATCCGCCACAGTAAAACAGGTCCATTTATTGGTTGTGCGAGCTATCCTAGTTGTGAATTTTCAAAGCCGTTAGTTGAGCATGAGGTTGAATCACTCAAGGTGCTCGCAGATACTGCCTGCCCAGAATGTAGTCGACCTTTAGAAGTGAAAAATGGTCGTTACGGGATGTTTATTGGTTGTACGGGCTTTCCTGAGTGTCATTATATCGTTCATGAAGAGGCGGAAGCTCAACTGGCTCTTCCTACTTGCCCTAAATGTCAAAAAGCGCATCTTGTCAAACGTAGCAATAAATCAGGAAAGAGCTTTTATTCCTGTGATGCTTACCCAACGTGCAAATACATAGTAAATTTTTTACCAGTTGATGAGTCATGCCCATCTTGTGGTTGGGCTATTATGCTTGAAAAAAATATGGCAAGTGGAAAAGTACATCTTTGCCCTCAAAAGGCTTGTAGTTTTAAACAGAAAATTTCTTAG
- a CDS encoding L-threonylcarbamoyladenylate synthase — protein sequence MSVHDELTQCLNKLEQGGVICYPTEAVYGLGCDPDNESAVMALLAIKQRPVEKGLILIADNYAQLLPYVDDAKIPMDKRAEIFSAWPGAVTWIMPAKSTTPKWLTGKFDTIAVRVTNHSVVKQLCQQFNKPLVSTSANLTGQAPVRSLDEAKAMFTNNVAYYVAGQLGGNTKPSQIKDARTGQLFRD from the coding sequence GTGTCAGTACATGATGAGCTAACTCAATGCCTTAATAAACTCGAGCAAGGTGGCGTTATTTGTTATCCGACTGAGGCCGTTTACGGTTTAGGGTGCGATCCTGATAACGAAAGTGCAGTGATGGCATTACTGGCAATTAAACAGCGCCCAGTTGAAAAGGGCCTGATTTTAATTGCTGATAATTATGCTCAGTTGCTACCTTATGTTGATGATGCAAAAATTCCGATGGACAAGCGCGCTGAAATTTTTTCTGCTTGGCCAGGTGCTGTCACTTGGATCATGCCCGCAAAATCAACCACACCAAAATGGCTCACCGGCAAATTTGATACTATTGCCGTACGTGTAACCAATCATTCAGTAGTGAAGCAACTTTGTCAGCAATTTAACAAACCGCTGGTTTCAACCAGCGCTAATTTAACCGGCCAAGCACCGGTTAGGTCGTTAGATGAAGCAAAAGCGATGTTTACAAATAATGTTGCGTATTATGTTGCTGGCCAATTAGGTGGGAATACAAAACCAAGCCAAATTAAAGATGCTCGAACAGGGCAATTATTTAGAGACTAA
- the hemF gene encoding oxygen-dependent coproporphyrinogen oxidase, whose protein sequence is MANLTLETVKSFLLDLQDRICAGLEQADGDAKFVEDAWQRAEGGGGRTRVITNGAVIEQGGVNYSHVFGASMPASATAHRPELAGRSFHACGVSLVIHPKNPHIPTSHANVRFFIAEKEGEEPIWWFGGGFDLTPFYPVLEDVKHWHQVAKNLCSPFGETVYDDYKKWCDEYFYLKHRGETRGVGGLFFDDLNTWGFDKSFAFMQAVGNGFLDAYIPIIEKRKNTPVTQIQRDFQLYRRGRYVEFNLVWDRGTLFGLQTGGRTESILMSMPPLARWEYNYSPEAESTEAMLYNDYLKPRDWLA, encoded by the coding sequence ATGGCAAACTTAACCTTAGAAACAGTTAAATCTTTTTTACTCGACTTACAAGACCGTATTTGTGCAGGTTTAGAGCAAGCCGATGGTGATGCTAAATTTGTTGAAGATGCATGGCAACGAGCTGAAGGTGGTGGGGGGCGTACGCGTGTTATCACCAATGGCGCTGTGATTGAGCAAGGAGGTGTGAATTACTCTCACGTATTTGGCGCTTCTATGCCAGCCTCGGCAACAGCCCATCGACCAGAGTTAGCTGGGCGCAGTTTTCATGCCTGCGGGGTTTCATTAGTGATCCACCCTAAGAACCCTCACATTCCTACTAGCCATGCCAACGTAAGGTTTTTTATCGCAGAAAAAGAAGGTGAAGAGCCCATTTGGTGGTTTGGTGGTGGATTTGACTTAACCCCATTTTATCCAGTGCTCGAAGATGTTAAGCATTGGCATCAAGTTGCAAAAAATCTTTGCTCGCCATTTGGTGAAACGGTTTATGATGATTATAAAAAATGGTGTGATGAGTATTTTTATTTAAAACATCGAGGCGAGACTCGGGGTGTCGGTGGGTTATTTTTCGATGACTTGAATACTTGGGGTTTTGATAAAAGTTTTGCGTTTATGCAGGCGGTAGGCAATGGATTTTTGGATGCTTACATACCAATTATTGAAAAGCGTAAAAATACACCCGTAACACAAATACAGCGTGATTTTCAGTTGTACCGCCGTGGTCGTTATGTTGAGTTTAATCTAGTGTGGGATCGAGGCACCTTATTTGGGTTACAAACCGGTGGTCGCACAGAATCGATTTTAATGTCAATGCCGCCACTTGCCCGCTGGGAATACAATTATTCACCAGAAGCTGAATCTACCGAAGCAATGCTTTATAACGATTATTTAAAACCACGCGATTGGCTCGCGTAA
- a CDS encoding methyl-accepting chemotaxis protein, whose protein sequence is MRAISIQYKIYALLAVTGFLVLIASIINGSQQQQHLAQQTIESNIKLLADNYFDSINTLMLTGTMSNRSILTDKINNHPNIENADIIRGEQVKKLYGAGKTGEQADTPPEKEALGGKEQLILEQMNNQSVLTYLKPLIASSNYKGTNCLGCHQAQEGDVLGAVKISYSLAEVDQAIQKNTLISSAMLSAIFISAFVILGILFKRIFINRLKHLGNTMRLVAQNKDLSLTIDDKTQDELGRLADNFNIMMTSFKSNIAQVSDSSKVLIHCAEQIFAAADTTEQAILEQKQGTDSVAAAINELECSSSEVKNTTHFASEKSDASNLMAEQSMVIAEQTETSINQLAFDVRQAAQQVSQLQNQTFEVGKVLEVISSIAEQTNLLALNAAIEAARAGSAGRGFAVVADEVRTLATRTRVSTDEIKRTIEKLQQEAEQTVVTMNNSCQEADQRAMQVKDVAHALKTISNQMHEINQLNVQIADATEQQNLAAEEINQSVIAIRDNAERSLEDACDSKEVSEQLLVLARELDQQVRNFKL, encoded by the coding sequence ATGCGTGCCATTTCAATTCAATATAAAATTTATGCCTTACTTGCCGTAACGGGCTTTCTAGTGCTCATTGCGAGCATTATTAATGGCAGCCAGCAGCAACAGCATTTGGCGCAACAGACTATTGAATCAAACATAAAGCTTTTAGCCGATAATTATTTTGATTCAATTAATACCCTAATGCTCACTGGCACCATGAGCAATCGCAGTATTTTAACTGATAAAATTAATAACCACCCCAACATTGAAAACGCCGATATCATTCGAGGCGAACAAGTTAAAAAGCTTTATGGAGCAGGAAAAACCGGCGAGCAGGCAGACACTCCACCAGAAAAAGAAGCTCTTGGGGGGAAAGAGCAGCTGATCCTTGAGCAAATGAATAATCAAAGTGTACTCACTTACCTAAAACCTCTCATTGCTAGTAGTAATTATAAAGGCACTAACTGCCTAGGTTGTCATCAAGCACAAGAAGGGGATGTTCTTGGAGCCGTTAAAATTAGCTATTCTCTTGCCGAAGTCGACCAAGCTATTCAAAAAAACACCTTAATAAGTAGCGCAATGCTCAGCGCCATTTTTATTAGTGCTTTTGTTATTTTAGGTATTTTATTTAAACGAATTTTTATTAACCGCCTAAAACACTTAGGAAATACCATGCGCCTGGTGGCGCAAAACAAAGATTTAAGCCTGACAATCGATGACAAAACTCAAGATGAGTTAGGCAGGCTCGCAGATAATTTCAATATTATGATGACGAGTTTTAAATCCAACATCGCACAAGTATCTGACTCATCAAAAGTATTAATCCATTGCGCAGAACAAATTTTTGCTGCAGCAGATACAACAGAGCAAGCAATATTAGAACAAAAACAAGGAACAGACTCTGTCGCCGCTGCCATCAATGAACTTGAATGCTCTTCTAGCGAAGTTAAAAATACCACCCACTTTGCATCTGAGAAATCAGATGCAAGTAATTTGATGGCCGAGCAAAGCATGGTGATTGCAGAGCAAACCGAAACTAGCATTAATCAACTTGCTTTTGATGTACGCCAAGCAGCGCAGCAGGTAAGTCAATTACAAAACCAAACATTTGAAGTTGGTAAAGTACTTGAAGTAATTAGCAGTATTGCTGAGCAAACGAATTTACTGGCGCTAAATGCCGCCATTGAAGCTGCAAGAGCTGGCTCTGCTGGCCGTGGATTTGCAGTGGTCGCTGATGAGGTACGCACACTTGCAACTCGCACCCGGGTATCAACCGATGAAATTAAGCGCACTATAGAAAAACTCCAGCAAGAAGCTGAGCAAACTGTAGTAACAATGAATAACTCATGCCAAGAAGCAGATCAGCGCGCGATGCAGGTTAAGGATGTGGCACATGCACTTAAAACTATTTCGAATCAGATGCACGAGATTAACCAACTCAATGTACAAATCGCCGATGCTACTGAGCAACAAAATCTGGCCGCTGAGGAAATTAACCAAAGTGTTATTGCAATTAGAGATAACGCTGAACGTTCTTTAGAAGATGCATGTGATAGTAAAGAGGTCAGTGAGCAGCTATTAGTGCTGGCCCGTGAACTAGATCAACAGGTAAGAAACTTTAAACTTTAA
- a CDS encoding group II truncated hemoglobin: MKQLIQRIFTKQPAQNKPVEAPSPEKTPYELMGGEAGARALANRFYDIMAQEAYTKPLYDMHPQPLDRIRQVFFEFLSGWLGGPDLFVEKHGHPMLRKRHMPFPIDQDLRDQWMFCMNKALDEQVDNPLLREGLRQSLAQLASHMINQ, from the coding sequence ATGAAGCAACTAATACAACGTATATTTACGAAACAACCAGCACAAAACAAGCCTGTAGAGGCACCTTCACCCGAAAAAACACCTTATGAATTAATGGGTGGCGAAGCCGGTGCCCGCGCATTGGCAAATCGATTTTACGATATTATGGCGCAAGAAGCTTACACTAAACCTTTATATGATATGCACCCCCAACCTTTAGACCGAATTCGCCAAGTATTCTTTGAGTTTTTATCGGGCTGGCTTGGTGGTCCGGATTTATTTGTCGAAAAGCATGGCCACCCTATGCTTCGTAAACGCCACATGCCTTTTCCTATTGACCAAGATTTACGTGATCAATGGATGTTTTGTATGAACAAAGCGCTTGATGAACAAGTTGATAACCCTCTTTTACGCGAAGGGCTGAGACAATCACTGGCACAACTAGCCAGTCACATGATTAATCAATAA
- the aroE gene encoding shikimate dehydrogenase, which produces MDKYAVFGNPIKHSKSPAIHSKFAELLGEQLHYQAILAPLEHFEATVNAFFDGGGLGANVTMPFKEQAFAMCQQLSERAQVSGAVNTLKRLESGGLYGDNTDGAGLVSDLLNNDVTLKNQRILLMGAGGAARGVLLPLLNEQPRKITIVNRTKEKAQILAELFSQYGEIDYCSFDELPDSSFDVVINSTSSSIAGVLPSLTEVHIADAKAIYDMVYSDSSTVFLNWAKQHNTTAILLDGIGMLIGQAAEAYYVWRNVYPPSERVIELAKQKAV; this is translated from the coding sequence ATGGATAAGTACGCAGTTTTTGGTAATCCAATCAAACATTCAAAATCACCAGCTATACATAGTAAGTTTGCAGAGCTACTAGGTGAGCAATTGCATTATCAAGCGATTTTAGCACCGTTAGAGCATTTTGAAGCAACAGTAAATGCTTTTTTTGATGGTGGTGGCTTAGGCGCCAATGTAACCATGCCTTTTAAAGAGCAAGCTTTTGCAATGTGTCAGCAGTTAAGTGAGCGGGCTCAAGTATCGGGAGCAGTTAACACATTAAAGCGGCTAGAAAGTGGCGGCTTATATGGTGACAATACTGATGGTGCCGGGTTAGTAAGTGATTTACTCAATAATGATGTCACATTAAAAAATCAGCGCATTCTTTTAATGGGTGCTGGTGGTGCCGCACGAGGAGTTTTGTTGCCATTATTAAATGAACAACCTCGCAAAATTACCATCGTAAATCGTACTAAAGAAAAAGCGCAAATATTGGCTGAGTTATTTAGCCAATATGGCGAAATAGATTATTGTAGTTTTGATGAGCTACCTGACTCATCTTTTGATGTGGTTATCAATTCAACCTCCTCGAGTATTGCGGGAGTACTGCCAAGTCTTACAGAAGTTCACATTGCGGACGCTAAAGCAATTTATGATATGGTTTATAGTGACAGCAGTACTGTTTTTCTAAATTGGGCGAAGCAGCATAATACAACTGCAATATTGTTAGACGGTATAGGCATGTTAATTGGTCAAGCAGCAGAAGCTTATTATGTTTGGCGTAATGTTTATCCACCTTCAGAGCGGGTCATCGAGTTAGCAAAACAAAAGGCGGTATAA
- a CDS encoding DUF1488 domain-containing protein, producing the protein MNQAVLFNDDVSFDAQLQQLTFSAMANGQLIQCVIELTNFKLANKNEALVYFQLYKFDYEELAEQLIEDEEYDDNGLIVITQEF; encoded by the coding sequence ATGAATCAAGCGGTTTTATTTAATGATGATGTTAGCTTTGATGCGCAGCTGCAACAATTAACGTTTAGCGCAATGGCCAATGGTCAATTGATCCAATGCGTGATTGAGCTGACAAATTTTAAACTAGCAAACAAAAACGAGGCTTTAGTGTATTTTCAATTATATAAGTTTGATTATGAAGAATTGGCAGAGCAATTAATTGAAGATGAGGAATATGATGACAATGGCTTGATTGTCATCACCCAAGAATTTTAA
- a CDS encoding gamma carbonic anhydrase family protein, with protein sequence MALRSYKGHIPKICINTYVDESAVLVGNIDIGHDSSIWPLVAARGDVNCIKIGERTNVQDGAILHVTRPTEGNENGYPLIIGDDVTVGHQAMLHGCQLGNRILVGMSAIIMDNVIVEDDVIIGGGSLVPPGKRLESGFLYVGSPVKQARPLTEEERAFLTVSAQNYVKLKNEYLEEY encoded by the coding sequence ATGGCATTGCGTTCATATAAAGGTCATATTCCTAAAATCTGTATAAATACCTATGTAGACGAATCAGCTGTATTAGTAGGAAATATTGATATTGGCCACGATTCGAGTATTTGGCCTTTAGTTGCCGCTCGCGGAGATGTGAATTGCATCAAAATTGGTGAACGAACTAATGTGCAAGATGGTGCAATCTTACATGTCACTCGTCCAACTGAAGGCAATGAAAACGGATACCCTCTAATTATTGGTGATGATGTCACGGTTGGACACCAAGCAATGTTACACGGATGCCAATTAGGTAACCGTATTTTGGTTGGGATGAGTGCCATCATTATGGACAATGTAATTGTAGAAGATGATGTCATTATTGGGGGCGGTAGTTTAGTGCCTCCAGGTAAGCGGCTTGAATCAGGTTTTTTGTATGTTGGCAGTCCAGTAAAGCAAGCTCGCCCTCTCACCGAAGAAGAAAGAGCATTTTTAACTGTGTCGGCTCAAAATTATGTGAAACTCAAAAATGAGTATCTAGAAGAGTATTAA
- a CDS encoding TonB-dependent receptor yields MSKLAIDSGKNKRSRLNLAITSALLGLCPLLVSAQTTTENDNDVINKKKEEPIEVIEVEGIRGSIFSAQNLKRYADTVKDVITASDIGALPDKSVTEALQRVPGVTIERFASSDDPKHYADEGTGVLVRGLDRVRSEVNGRDAFSANQSGGLSYEDFPAELLGAVEVVKNQTADLISGGIAGTVNLITRKPFDSTERLISFNAKANYGDFRDEVTPSFSALFSDNWETKAGKFGFLIAGSQSEYKTRGDGVGLGNFHSRGDSFFPTTDQWGGIIGIDPSSPVDGPALPDQPAGSVWHVPAAIHMSTATNDRKRTGFTTSLQWANTDETIVATLEHINSKASLEWNERQIGQAAQGFKGYMGSSQNWKNDAENGFPLTTDDGFVTSGIALGVSPETPFFYRSRWNYNENTVKDTSFKVTIKPVDRLTVNLDYQHIDSDKAVQNYSMSGQTRGNHVHVVSPYFLDMRGSRPTVEFLSDNILTPGYSPNEDWNGPVPNLFLGSGMEQVEHNTAKADSFKLDLTYELDGTFTKIKSGFYTSDKDLTVRDTAYEGWSAIGTPWIQDDRNAASAINRPELFERIDFSDYYNGDVLQGNVNNFLFPRMDLVKNYADSLRQGCKDGWHNATNSAANNGTCTGTYVPYADKPNRVEGPYAAHNISSTNEKRTEFYVRGDFDFMLQDIPVVGNVGLRYVNYKLESTGALVQPAEIKRGEPGSSLNNVMQQPEYKRYYDLANGESELSTVNGTDYNTILPSLNLSFAVTDDVVVRFGASKALYYPNLVDARNISIVNLDYTRRLQTPGADYDETNNPVVGLDDIELTALAGNPYLKPETAINTDLTTEWYFAPAGYITFGLFHKKLDNIIRNKSFDLDVSYNGENYDVSAYGPANTGSGTIKGAEFSYSQFYDMLPGAWSGLGLQFNYTYITQNGLEDPNEISKGTLGFDEYGNPIADNRNTFRVFSGLPLQGYSDQNLNIIGMYEYEDVSFRLAYTWRSEYLLTLRESEEYVPAYAEASGMMDASLYYSINKNWKIGVEGSNLLATETKTKYQMDQAGTQTQALSFTTDRRFALSVRAVF; encoded by the coding sequence ATGTCAAAATTAGCCATCGATAGCGGTAAAAATAAACGTTCTAGGCTTAACCTAGCGATTACATCTGCATTATTGGGTTTATGCCCTTTATTAGTTTCAGCTCAAACCACTACCGAAAATGACAACGATGTCATCAATAAAAAGAAAGAAGAACCGATAGAAGTAATCGAGGTTGAAGGGATCCGCGGTAGTATTTTTAGCGCCCAAAACTTAAAACGTTATGCTGATACGGTAAAAGATGTCATTACTGCGTCAGATATCGGTGCACTGCCGGACAAATCAGTAACCGAGGCATTACAGCGTGTGCCAGGCGTTACTATTGAACGCTTTGCATCATCTGACGATCCAAAACATTATGCTGACGAAGGCACTGGCGTACTTGTGCGTGGTTTAGACCGCGTGCGTTCAGAAGTAAATGGTCGTGATGCTTTTAGCGCAAATCAATCCGGTGGCTTAAGCTATGAAGACTTTCCGGCTGAATTACTAGGAGCTGTCGAGGTTGTTAAAAACCAAACGGCCGATCTTATTTCTGGTGGTATTGCCGGCACGGTTAACCTCATCACACGTAAACCATTTGATTCGACCGAACGCTTAATCTCTTTTAATGCCAAAGCTAATTACGGAGATTTTCGTGATGAAGTCACCCCTTCGTTTTCTGCATTATTTTCTGATAACTGGGAAACGAAAGCTGGTAAATTTGGTTTTCTAATCGCGGGCTCTCAATCGGAGTACAAAACTCGAGGTGATGGTGTTGGCTTAGGTAATTTCCACTCTCGTGGTGATTCATTTTTTCCAACGACCGATCAGTGGGGCGGAATTATTGGTATTGATCCTAGCTCACCAGTAGATGGCCCTGCACTTCCAGATCAGCCTGCTGGTAGTGTTTGGCATGTACCAGCCGCTATTCATATGAGTACCGCGACCAATGATAGAAAACGTACCGGATTTACAACTTCTCTTCAGTGGGCCAATACTGATGAAACTATTGTTGCAACTTTAGAGCATATTAATTCTAAAGCATCATTAGAGTGGAATGAACGCCAAATAGGGCAAGCAGCTCAAGGCTTTAAAGGCTATATGGGGTCATCGCAAAATTGGAAAAATGATGCAGAAAATGGCTTTCCTTTAACAACTGACGATGGGTTTGTAACATCAGGTATTGCGCTTGGGGTAAGCCCGGAAACACCTTTCTTTTATCGTAGTCGCTGGAACTATAATGAAAATACCGTCAAAGACACTTCATTTAAAGTAACCATTAAACCTGTTGATCGCTTAACTGTTAACTTAGATTATCAGCATATTGATTCTGACAAAGCCGTGCAAAATTACAGCATGTCAGGTCAAACTCGTGGCAACCATGTTCATGTTGTATCACCTTATTTTTTAGATATGCGCGGTTCACGCCCAACAGTTGAATTCCTCAGTGATAATATTTTAACCCCAGGCTACTCACCAAACGAAGATTGGAATGGACCAGTACCGAATCTTTTCCTTGGCAGCGGTATGGAGCAAGTTGAACATAATACCGCCAAAGCAGACAGCTTTAAACTAGATCTTACTTATGAGCTAGACGGAACATTTACCAAAATTAAATCGGGTTTTTATACCTCAGACAAAGACTTAACCGTTCGTGACACCGCTTATGAAGGCTGGTCTGCCATCGGTACTCCTTGGATCCAAGACGACCGAAACGCAGCATCTGCAATTAATCGCCCAGAACTATTTGAGCGTATTGATTTTTCTGATTATTACAACGGAGATGTACTGCAAGGTAATGTAAATAACTTCTTATTTCCACGAATGGATCTAGTGAAAAATTATGCAGATTCATTACGCCAAGGCTGTAAAGATGGCTGGCATAATGCGACTAATAGCGCAGCAAATAATGGAACATGTACAGGTACTTACGTGCCATATGCCGATAAGCCAAATCGGGTAGAAGGTCCTTATGCAGCGCATAACATTAGCTCAACCAATGAAAAGCGTACAGAGTTTTATGTTCGTGGTGACTTCGACTTTATGCTTCAAGATATACCCGTAGTCGGTAATGTCGGTTTACGTTACGTTAATTACAAATTAGAGTCGACTGGTGCATTAGTGCAACCTGCAGAAATCAAACGTGGGGAACCAGGTTCATCGCTCAATAATGTAATGCAACAACCCGAATACAAACGCTATTACGACCTTGCTAATGGTGAATCGGAGTTAAGTACAGTCAATGGTACCGATTACAACACAATATTGCCAAGTTTGAACTTGAGCTTTGCAGTCACTGATGATGTGGTCGTGCGATTTGGTGCATCTAAAGCGTTATATTATCCAAACTTGGTCGATGCGCGAAATATTAGTATTGTAAATCTTGACTATACTCGTCGCCTGCAAACACCTGGCGCCGATTATGATGAAACAAATAACCCCGTTGTTGGATTAGACGATATAGAGCTCACTGCATTAGCCGGAAACCCTTACCTAAAGCCTGAAACAGCAATTAATACCGATTTAACAACCGAATGGTATTTCGCTCCAGCCGGATATATCACGTTTGGCCTTTTCCACAAGAAATTAGATAATATCATCCGCAATAAGTCTTTTGATCTAGATGTGAGTTACAACGGTGAAAACTATGATGTATCAGCGTATGGACCTGCAAATACGGGATCAGGAACGATTAAAGGGGCTGAGTTTTCTTACTCGCAATTCTATGACATGTTACCCGGTGCATGGAGTGGATTGGGGCTGCAATTTAACTATACCTATATTACTCAAAATGGCTTAGAAGATCCTAATGAGATATCAAAAGGTACCTTAGGTTTTGATGAATACGGAAACCCGATTGCCGATAACCGCAATACGTTTCGTGTATTTAGTGGCCTCCCATTACAAGGCTACTCAGATCAAAACTTAAATATTATCGGTATGTATGAATATGAAGATGTATCATTTCGCCTAGCTTACACTTGGCGTTCTGAATATCTTTTGACATTACGTGAGTCAGAAGAATATGTACCTGCATATGCCGAAGCTTCTGGCATGATGGATGCTAGCCTCTACTATTCAATTAATAAAAATTGGAAAATTGGGGTTGAAGGCAGCAACCTACTCGCCACTGAAACTAAAACAAAGTATCAAATGGACCAAGCAGGCACACAAACACAAGCGCTTAGTTTCACAACTGATCGACGTTTTGCACTGAGTGTCAGAGCAGTCTTCTAA
- a CDS encoding PspA/IM30 family protein encodes MSILKKLFTAVRGGAREVGEAIVDANGIRIFEQEIADAQNALHKAKQSLTEVMAKEMQTKRKISALNDSIAEHEDYAGQALAKDNEALAMEIAEKIGDFETEKAEHEQVLAGFSNHIVALKQQVKEAEKSIKENQRQLTMVKTTESVQKATMAVNSTLNTNASSMTNARQSLERIKQRQQDRHDQLGAAKQLESATNGDDLKAKLAQAGIGEQNQKSSDILARIKAKQTN; translated from the coding sequence ATGAGTATTTTAAAAAAACTATTTACCGCTGTACGTGGTGGAGCAAGAGAAGTCGGTGAAGCAATTGTTGATGCAAACGGTATCCGTATTTTTGAACAAGAAATTGCAGACGCTCAAAATGCTCTTCATAAAGCTAAACAAAGCTTAACCGAAGTAATGGCAAAAGAAATGCAAACCAAACGCAAAATCAGCGCGTTAAACGATAGCATTGCTGAACATGAAGATTATGCAGGCCAAGCATTAGCAAAAGATAACGAAGCATTAGCTATGGAAATTGCCGAAAAAATTGGTGATTTTGAAACTGAAAAAGCTGAACATGAACAAGTACTAGCTGGTTTTAGCAATCATATTGTTGCCCTTAAACAACAAGTGAAAGAAGCTGAGAAATCAATCAAGGAAAACCAACGTCAGCTTACAATGGTAAAAACCACTGAAAGCGTGCAAAAAGCAACGATGGCGGTTAACAGCACCCTTAATACCAATGCATCATCGATGACAAATGCGCGCCAATCATTAGAGCGCATTAAACAGCGTCAGCAAGACCGTCACGATCAACTTGGTGCTGCAAAACAACTTGAATCTGCCACTAATGGTGACGATTTAAAAGCAAAATTAGCACAAGCCGGCATTGGTGAGCAAAACCAAAAAAGCAGTGATATTTTAGCTCGCATTAAAGCTAAACAAACAAACTAA
- a CDS encoding YjfI family protein, producing the protein MELNELSIKLASFETEGANFESFLITNQGEQEVLQVIVDGNDELPIFVTQTQEQLLCISYLFDESEVKAELRHELNEALLKLNVPIPLSAFAKIDHQYAIFGALAVTSSFDEITHELVTLADNAIDALDAISTYLNE; encoded by the coding sequence ATGGAATTAAACGAATTATCAATCAAGCTTGCGTCATTCGAAACCGAAGGCGCTAACTTCGAGTCATTTTTGATCACTAATCAAGGTGAGCAAGAAGTGTTACAAGTGATCGTGGATGGAAACGATGAATTACCGATTTTTGTCACACAAACACAAGAACAATTACTTTGTATCAGTTATTTATTTGATGAAAGCGAAGTCAAAGCAGAGCTTCGTCACGAACTAAATGAAGCGTTATTAAAACTGAATGTACCAATCCCTTTAAGTGCATTTGCAAAGATTGATCATCAATATGCCATTTTTGGTGCACTGGCGGTTACGTCATCATTTGATGAAATAACCCATGAATTAGTGACCCTAGCAGACAATGCGATTGATGCACTTGACGCTATCTCAACCTATTTAAATGAATAA